TATAATAGAATTGAAAAAGCAGTAAAAGTGGCCTCAGAAAAAATGTCTTAGATTAAAAATTATTTCTTTTAATTTTTATGAAAAGGAAAATCTTTAAATTGTTTTTCCTGAAAACAGGAATTTAAAATTACACAAAAATGAAATCTCAACTCAATACAAATTTTAGCAGAAGAAACTTTTTAAAAACTTCGGTTTTAGCAGGAGGAGGAATGTTAATTGGTTTTAACTTTTTAACCGCATGCAAAAAAGAAGTAGCAATGCCAGTAGATATTGCAAGTTTAAACTTTAACGACTTTAATGCGTTTATAAAAATTTCTGATGAAGGTTATGTAACCATTTTTTCACCAAATCCAGAAATTGGACAAGGTGTAAAAACTTCTATGCCAATGATTATTGCAGAAGAATTAGATGCAGATTGGAGTAAAGTAACTGTTGCTCAAGGTGCTTTAGATACTAAGAATTTTACAAGACAAGTTGCAGGAGGAAGTCAATCTATAAGAAGTAGTTGGGATGCTTTAAGGCAAACAGGAGCAACTGCCAAACAAATGTTAGTAAATGCAGCAGCTGCAAAATGGAATGTAGATGCATCTACTTTAACAACATCCAAAGGAGTAATTACCAATGCAAATGGAGATGAGTTGGGTTATGGAGAAGTTGTAAAAGAAGCTGCTTTATTAGAAGTTCCTGAAAACGTACAACTAAAAGAAATTAAAGATTTTACCATTATTGGTAAAGACGCAATAAATGTAGATATTGATGAAATCATCACTGGAAAACCTTTATTTGGCTTAGATTATAAAGCTGAAGGAATGGCAATTGCTGCTGTTTTAAGACCACCAGCTTTTGGTCAAAAATTAGTAGATTTTGATGATCGTAACGCAAAAGCTGTAAATGGTGTTTCTGAGGTAATAAAATTTGGAGATAAAATTGCTGTTTTAGCAACTTCAACCTGGGCAGCCATGAAAGGTAAAAAAGCATTATCTGCAAATTATAAAGATGATCAACCAGAAAGTACAGAAAACCACGATAAAATTTTAAACGAAATTTTAGATGGTAAAAAGTTTGATACAAGACGTGAAGATGGAGATATAAATCAAGCCTTTGCAACTGCAGACAAAGTGATTGAAAGAACATATCATTCGCCTTTTTTACCTCACAACTGTTTAGAACCTATGAACTTTTATGCAGACGTAACTGCTGATAAAGTGCATTTGGTTGGGCCAATTCAAACTCCTCAATGGACTGTAAATAGAGTTGCACAATTGCTAGAAAGAGAACCAGAAACGATTCATTGCGAAATGACAAGAATGGGTGGAGGTTTTGGAAGACGTTTGTATGGAGATTTTGCTTTAGAAGCAGCCGAAATTTCAAGCTTAGCAAAAAGACCAATAAAAGTTGTTTTCACTAGAGAAGATGATATGACTGCAGGAACGTATAGACCTGCAATTAAATACAGAATAAAAGCAGCACTTAAAGATGGAAAAGTTTCTGGATATTATTTAAAAGAAGCTGCCATAAATGGCAATATGTATGGTGCAATTCCTAACTTTTTTCCTGCTGGATGTATCCCGAATTATAAAGTTGATTCAGGTAATTATGCCAGTAACATTACTACTGGTGCTTGGAGAGCACCTTATACAAACTTTTTAGCTTTTGCAGAACAATCTTTTTTTGATGAGTTAGCCACTGAGTTAAATGTTGATGCGATTCAATTGCGTTTAGATTTATTGGAAAACGTAAAAAATACTACTGATGAAAAAATAGAATATTCTGGTCAA
The DNA window shown above is from Polaribacter sp. Hel_I_88 and carries:
- a CDS encoding xanthine dehydrogenase family protein molybdopterin-binding subunit, which gives rise to MKSQLNTNFSRRNFLKTSVLAGGGMLIGFNFLTACKKEVAMPVDIASLNFNDFNAFIKISDEGYVTIFSPNPEIGQGVKTSMPMIIAEELDADWSKVTVAQGALDTKNFTRQVAGGSQSIRSSWDALRQTGATAKQMLVNAAAAKWNVDASTLTTSKGVITNANGDELGYGEVVKEAALLEVPENVQLKEIKDFTIIGKDAINVDIDEIITGKPLFGLDYKAEGMAIAAVLRPPAFGQKLVDFDDRNAKAVNGVSEVIKFGDKIAVLATSTWAAMKGKKALSANYKDDQPESTENHDKILNEILDGKKFDTRREDGDINQAFATADKVIERTYHSPFLPHNCLEPMNFYADVTADKVHLVGPIQTPQWTVNRVAQLLEREPETIHCEMTRMGGGFGRRLYGDFALEAAEISSLAKRPIKVVFTREDDMTAGTYRPAIKYRIKAALKDGKVSGYYLKEAAINGNMYGAIPNFFPAGCIPNYKVDSGNYASNITTGAWRAPYTNFLAFAEQSFFDELATELNVDAIQLRLDLLENVKNTTDEKIEYSGQRMEDTIKLVREKGNWGKEEQGVYQGFAAYYSHNTHVAEIADIVLKDGFPVVKKVTVAVDCGILVNPTGAKNQVEGGVLDGIGHAMYADFSFEDGKPAHKNFDTYRLIRMQETPKVEVHFVENNLSPTGLGEPGLPPAGGAVANAINAALGKRLYSQPFVKELKENSVLG